A stretch of the Pseudomonas putida genome encodes the following:
- the icmT gene encoding IcmT/TraK family protein: protein MASSWRGASISPKAFGIPCGAYLPLMACLYVGHKPWVWITAVMIIVCFGVMAHIGWTLDVCWNKFLGFMRGGRIVSRPWWYRNRFRD from the coding sequence ATGGCATCTAGCTGGAGAGGCGCATCAATCTCACCCAAGGCCTTCGGCATACCCTGCGGGGCTTATCTGCCGTTGATGGCCTGTCTGTATGTAGGGCATAAACCGTGGGTATGGATCACCGCAGTGATGATCATCGTCTGCTTCGGCGTCATGGCTCATATTGGGTGGACCCTGGATGTTTGCTGGAACAAGTTCCTGGGCTTCATGCGCGGAGGTCGGATCGTGTCACGGCCGTGGTGGTACAGGAACCGATTCAGAGATTAG